From the genome of Dermacentor albipictus isolate Rhodes 1998 colony unplaced genomic scaffold, USDA_Dalb.pri_finalv2 scaffold_210, whole genome shotgun sequence:
ATTTCTTGGAATTGGGCGTTCACGTAAATTGGAAAGGCTCGAAACTCCTCCTTGAAGGATCGGAGTTCTTGGATAATTTGTTGGTAGACCTCGCCTAAGGCAGGCTGGGAGCTAGGTGCCTGCTGTGTTTGGCTTTGAGGAGTCGGCTGAGTTACCGGCGTAATTGCATTAGTAGTGGCTCGCTTAAGCTCTTGGTTTTGGATTGTTAAAGCGCTGACTTGTTTTTTAAGACTTTCTATCTCTTTTTTGAGTGCTGCCAATTGCGTGTTAATATGGGGCGGGGAGGACGAGGGGAGGGGAGGCCACTCTGCAAAGCTCACCTTCGAATCTGAGAGCTGACCCGAGGACGTCTTCTTCAGCGCCCCGGTTGTCTTCGTGTGGTTCTCCTTCCCTTGTTCTTTACCCGCCTCCACGTGACTGGCGTTCTGGTTGGAGCCGGTTGCCCGGCGTCTCGAGCTCGAACGGCCGCGAGAGGTGGAACGAGAGTGGGAGACTGATGACGACGCTCCTCGCCATCGCTGttcaggctgcttcttctgcctCGGCCTGCTCCTACCTTCTTCAAGTTCCGTTGTTGATGCCGCGTTTGATGACGTGGCACTAGCATTCTTGTTCAGTGGTCTGTGGAATTTCTCCTTGCAGTCCCTTGAATAAGTCTTGTGTGGACCCTTGCACAGCGCGCAAACGGGTGCGCACTCATGCGTCTCATCTGGACTCGGCGTTCCACAGTTCTGGCAAGCAGCCCTCTTGGGTTTCGGGCAGACGTCTGCCCGGTGACCTGGCATTCCACAGTTGATGCAAGCCGCCCTCGTTTTCCGGTAGATGTAGCAGCGGCGCTCTGACCAGCCGTAGTCGACCGTGAATGGAACTTTCTGGCCGGCGAAGACGATGACTGCCGACGTAGTCTTGCCCAGACGGCGCGCTCCCAGGATTGTATGGCTGGGTGAGGAGACGTCTTGGAAGATAGAGTCATCACCCACTTCAGGCGATATGTATTACACCCCGGCAAACATCCTCTGGCAAGGCAACGTATGCGCTGACTGTTATACTCTTGCCGTCGAGGTGCAGACTATTAAGCTTGGCGAGGCGGAACGCATCTTCGTCACAGTGAGCACATATCATAATAATGTTCTGCTGGCTAACAACGCGCAGAGTTGGCTTTTCTTGTAGCGGTGTGTCGAGGGCCGCTTGGATCCCTAATTCGAGATCGAAGGAGCGTGGAGCCACAGATTGCAGATCCACCGTGGTTTTAGGTCGGATTGTATGGAAAATTCTTTAAACTCGGTAGACGCGGAGGTCTCGGTGCGGGCCGCTCTCGGCGTTCTTTCTGCTCCGGCTCTTGCGTGGGAGCTGTCGATTTAGCTTGCGCCGCTCTTTCGTTGTTGCGCCGGGACCATATGTTCCAGCCATGGCTGTTGTCTTCCTTCGGGAGATCCTGCGGGGGCATCAGCTGCTGCTGGGTTGTTGGTACATGGCTGAAGTCCATCTCCGTCGGGTCGTAGCCTCTTAGGGAATTCATAGTAGTCGCGGTAGTCATGAGCGAAGCGGGAGCACTCGCCGGCGAACGTCGTCAGACCCAGCGTTGCGCGAACGCCATGCCGCGCATCCGCGGGCGCACCTGCGTCTCTGCTGCGGTGATGCACCCAAACCGCTCGGCCGTTAGGGTTAGCGCTCTTCGCGTGGTGCTGAGGAGTCAGACAGTCTTTACCGCCGAAAATATGGCACTCACAGGTTCACTGGTGGTACCAGGCGATGCCAGGCGTTGAAGGGAACCCGTGGATGGTAAATATACGCTGATCCAATATTGTAATCCGCCGCAATCAAAGATTGTCAACGGAGCCCATGCATCGAATGTCCTGTTGCCGCGAAACCGTCCGTCCGTAGAGTCGCTTGTTTACTGTACTCTGGTAAttaactcctccagccaacgacgCGGCGTCAAATACCATTCGtcacgattcctctctgttactcgagctagcattaccgcgactttcgttccctttcaataaaattacagctaattttccctgatagaagcacaaatgccctcgtttttccagactactcaatatccctgagaattcccggttttcccggttggtagacaccctgatcctCAGACTCACTGCTGCTCGATCCAGCGATAAAATCAGCTGAAAAAACAGCACAAGCGCGAGatctgcgatctttcgaagcgCGAGCGCCTCTCTCCGAGGCAGCTATTATTGCTGTCTACTTTGACGGTTGCGAAACTTCGgattgcattaaaaaaattagCACTTTGTGGAAAAagcaaactgcttagaaaacaaaaatatagttttcTTCGTGTCCCATGGCCCACAGTGTCCGTGAGTGGCGCGAAAGGCCGActttgctttctgctttgacgaTCTGGAAAACTTCGGAGTGTGTTCAAAAGTTTTACCATCTGGGGGTAAAAAGTGAACTGCTTAGAATCCAAAATAGTTCTCCTCGTTCATGTACGATAGCGCAGTATGTCTGTGGGTGGCGCGAAAATTCTCGGAACCGGCATTTCAAGCCATCGTtagcgggctaacgatgcccGGTGGGCGCATTACGGGAAGAGTAAAGCTCTCCGGACAGAGACTTGCTCCACCATATAAGGAATCTGGGCAGCGGAGCAGACACGCAGGGGATAATGGCACACGTGTCGCACTGGATAATGGATTTTCTGGCACAGAACACAGAGCGGGGGTCAGAGGGAAGGGAAAGAGTAGTTATGGATGTCAAGAAAGAGTGAACAGTGTGGTCTGCAAAGTCATTAAATGTTATGGTTATGGCCATTTATACCTGCACCCAGTTGGCAGTGATGTTGCCGAGCGTAGAATTATGAATTTTGTCTAGCTGCTTACATACATGCAAGTTTTTTGCGTAGCTGCGCCCAGCCTGTAAGTGTAGACGTGGGTTATGTTGATGTTAAGCAAGTTAGTAAGGGTTTCTGTCCCATCGTGTATAACTTGTAGTTCAAATAGTAAGTGGCCTAAAAAGTCCGTTGCAAAGCTTGATGTGGCTTGGATGTCAGGGAGCGTCAGGTTTGAGAAAGCTATTTGTTCTCTTTAGTTAACCGCCTCATCTGCCTGTATCACGGAGCATCTCGTAGGTGTACGGTCGTTTCAATCGTTGCAATTTGTTTAACTCACCGGCGGAGCTTTATCATCTTGTGAGTGGTTATATAGGTAtaggtctcctcgatttggctgcacttctTGCACTAGTTCAGAAAAGTGCCGTGCAAGTGCAGCGCCAGTTCTTGAAGTGTGAGTGTAGCGCGACACTAGCGCTTTCGGTGCAGCGGTCAAATCGAGGACAAAAGTGCAGAAACGTACAGGCCTTCGTCTGCTGCGGCTGTGActtttcttttgttggtgtgtGCCGCGAGCGTGTGCGTTCAAACGTGTGCGCAATTATTACTAGTTGTAAGAACACGGATACGCTGTGCATTTGTTCCAAATGGCATCTTTGTTGGCAACGGCTATGGAACTCGTTGACTCCGACAGTGACGAGGAATTCGAGACAGCTCTTTCCGTTGCGTTGTGCAAAGTGGCACGGGTCGACCGTCACCGAATCAACGGGTACTTTGAGAAGGTGACAACTGAATACTTGGACTTTGAATTCAAAATGCTGTTTCGGCTGTCGCGTGAGACTTTTGACAGTCTGTGCACGCGGTTCAGGTTGTCGCCATTCTACCCGAAAAGTGTCTCCGGCCGTCCGCAGATCACAGCAGAAAAGACTTGCCTCATAACTTTGAGCTACCTTGGTGCACAAACAAGCATGTACTCGGTGGCAGATAGATTCGACGTTTCTGAATCATCAGTTGTGCTGTGCATGCAGAGAGTGCTCAATTTTCTGCAGGCGATCAGCGCTGAAGTGATATGCTGGCCTAGCGCTGCCGACATGGCCCGCAGCAAAATGGCCTTCCTGATAAAAAGCGGCGGGAAAGGCCCCCGCAACACCGTGGGATGCATTGATGGGAGCCACATCGAGATTCTGAAGCCGGACGACTCCACTGCATCATACATAAACAGGAAGAAGTGGGCGTCTATAATCCTCCAAGCAGTTTGCAACGACCAGAACAGATTTTTGGATGTCTTTATTGGCTTCCCTGGTTCTGCGCATGACGCCCGGGTGTTGAGAGAAAGCACCTTCTTTGAAGAGGCTGCAGCCAAGTGCGGTGACTTTTATATACTTGGAGATTCAGCATACCCCTTGCTGCCTTGGCTTATGACGCCATACAAAGACAACGGCTCCAGCTTTCTAACATGGAAGAAAAAATTCAACAAGTTTCACAGTCAGCAAAGGGTGGCCATTGAGAACTGCTTTGGCCTATTGAAGCAACGCTTCAGAAGGCTGTATCTTGTTGATGCCAAGACAATTATGCAGGGTTGTCTCATTGTTATGGGAGCATGTGTACTTCACAACATGTGCAATTCTGAAAGAGATTTTATTGCAGAACTTGCAGACCTGCCCCCTCACGACGACGTTGGCAATGATAATGAGCCAAGCGAATGCGACACATCCACATCGCAATGTGAAAGCCGAAGGCGACACATTGCCCAACATCAATGCTGAAGTGCACATGGGAATAACGTGAAAACAAACTGCCGGTGTAGGCGTACTTATTTATTGCCTTCAGCAGCGCGTACAAGACGTTCGAGTAGTTTCATTTTTTCGTCGTGCTGCTTCTGTTTCGCAGCGATCGCTTCCTGTAAGACACTTATCAGGCTGCCAATTGACGAGCCTCTGTGGCGGCCACCACCACGACCTCTCCTGGGTGCTTGTAGCTCCTCGGCTGGTGCCTCCTCGACTGGTGCCTCCTCAGCTGGGTCATCAGAAGGCCCATTTTCTGGCAGGATGTTTTCGCCATTCCTGTTACTTCCATGAATAAAGTTTCATTAATGTCAACAAGTGTCAAATTGTTTTGTACATGTTCTGGGTACCTTCAACTCACACCAATGCTGTAAGCAGAAGCAGTGGGTAAAGTGCAAGTATTCTTACAGCTGAATACATCTTCATTGCAAAGAGGATTCAATTGCACATGGAGAAACAGACGAGGTCACATTAGTGACCTCATCCTATGATAATAAATGGTCCGTGTATGCCATACTAATGGAAGTAGTGTTTTACCACAAAAACGTGGATGCACACAGCAAGTTTAGGGTCTGCTAACAATTCTGTACAAATAATAAATTGTCCTTGCATGCCATACTAATGGGAGCAGTGTCTTAAGTAAAAAATATGCACGCACACAATATACAAGTTTAAAGCTGGCTAAGAGTTATGTGTGAATGCACATAAAGTGGAATTAAAATATTCTGTCAGCAAAATTTGCATGCATGATCAGGTGACGTTTTAAAATTGTTTTGAGGATAAGATAAAGATGATGCTAAATGCAAACTTACGCAACAATCCTCCCCGGGGTGAGCAACGCGACGGGGGTGATGTGGTGCTCCCGCTCCAACACTTCGGAAAGCTCTCTGTTAAGAAACCGCATTCGAAAAAATTATGCTGGGTCGGGACATTAGCAAAACAATGATGTGAAAACGTCTGCTGCCCATACCCTTCGTACTCGCAGGCTGCACGGGAATGGCCGGATGAAccattctttatttttgttttttataaGCACGTTCCATCGACTTCCATTTGTTTTCAACTTGCAAAGGCGTCATTTGACACCGAAACTCCCGATTTATCTCGTGGGCCAGTTTCTCCCACATGGCCTTTTTGGTCCTGTGGAAAAAATTCATGTATTAGTACCTGGAAATTAGTTCGAACTTCGGCATTATTCGGACAGCATGACCAAGCGCGGTTTCCACACCTTTCTGAATCATATATGGTACAACGTTTCAAACGACAGACCGATGTGGTTTCGCGTAAACTTAATGTCGAGGTAGCGGTAAGCTCGTAAAAATTAATACAAACGACTGTGACCGGTGGGAAAATACCGGCCTCTAGTGCACTTGGCAACAGCCGAACCCGAAAAGCGCCCTTAACAAGATGCTGCGTACACATCCTGAAGAAAACTGGCGTCCGTGCTGTGTTACTAATAACAAgcgccgctgcagctgcgttgTGATGTTCTATCGTCCATACACATCAATTACCGAAGCGTGCACAAAATTAGTAGCGCTTCTCTAGTTGCCATTTTACATGTTGGTAGCAATGGAGGCGACTTACCTGAAGCCGCCCTTTTTGCCGATTGCCTCCTTGAATTCCTTATATTTTGAGATAAGGAACTTCGATTTGTTCGTGTTCCACACCTCGCGTTCACTGTCTGCGGACAGTGGCGGCGGCGTGGCTGTCGGCGGCGGTGTGGCTGTCGGCGGCAGTGTGGCCATAGATGGTGTGGCATCAAAGCCAGCCGCTGCCGCAAGCGGAGGTGAAGCTGACGCTGCCTCATGTGCAATTGTGATGTGAAGGccgtctaagcaaaaagaaaagttgtaGCGAATCATCACAAACGTTGCGATCGCCAACGTGTTGAAATAACAGCACTCACCTTCTGTCTCATACAGAAATCCTCCGTCGTACTGCACGTGACAGCCATTCTCTGTCACGGGAAACACTGCCGTTTCTATGCCGTCTACTAATACGCGCATGGGCGCCGAGCCGTACGCGTCGTCTGCCATCACGCGCCTTGCACTTCGTGCACGAGCAAAGAACTCACGCGGCGTCTAGTGCCGAAGTGTAAGTGAACTCGTGCAGCACGACGTCAAATCGAGTGCCGAAGTGCAGGTGGCGCTAGCTGCACTGGCAAATCGAGTGCTAGAGTGCAGCACCCCCTGAACTAGTGCAGAAAGTGtagccaaatcgaggagaccttataattccaagatgaaagattGTCCAAGTTCGTATACTCACGGCACAATTTCCATATAAATAAGAATGGAGCCCCGCGACTGTTGGTATATGTGGTACCTCTTAAAGCGGTCCtcaaccacccctcgggctttgAGAAACACAGTCCTCTGATAGTATACGctaatgtgaacatctcagccaaattttggaGTTGTGCGAGACGCACATGGAGCACAGGGTCACCTTGTTTCTCATGCGCTCTCTTTTTGACAGACTCTTACAGCAGCCCGACATGAATTAGGAGCAACTGGCTGCTCCTAACTTTTTAGATATTCATTTCGATAAGACATATTACTTCTGGAACCCTACGCTCGGCCGCAGCCGCCTACATAGGAATCAAACTTTGGCCACCTTGCTTATTCGTGTTGCAGTCGTCAGGTCTCGTTAGTTTTGAACACTGAACTAGCACTCAACCATGCGAAACTTACGGTCGCACCACACACACACTGGGACACTTGGGCGCAGCTCTGGAGCAGTTCATTTCCATGTACCTCACAGCACGTTTGTGGTTGGTAGATTGGTCTTCTGcagcttttattctttttttttagtgatgTTGCTCGTTTGTTGAATTTTCCATTGTGGATGGGGCGCATGTGAGCTCTCAGCTTGGCCGTTCTTCTCCTACGGCGCTAAGGTTTAAACTCGTTCTTgagtttgttgttgctgttgccacTCAGTTTTGTGCATAGATCACAAAAAAAGGAATTCCTCCATCGTCGGGCTTCCTGTTGCAGATAATGCGCGAGTAGGTGAGCTGTTGCACATTTTAATGGCACTCTGTGTAGCGTCTTCGTGTACTGTTTCTTTCCTTGCATTTCATACTGGTACCCTGTTTATCTCGGATTTTTGTGGCTAGTGAATGGAAGACTTacttgagcacctgctcgccacaaTGCAGAAGGCAGATGTTCAGCAACCCAAATGTAAACAATGAACACTAATATTAAGGAATGTGGCCCAACGACTGATAGTTCAACTCGGGCTCAATTTTGCTCTAAGGTTTGCCTGTCTTCTTGTCCAAGAAATTTTCTCAGATTTATTCCATCTAGATTtctaagctgctatttagtattgcttcttttGATGGTACTTTGGGAGGTACCATGTTTGCACAATATTCCTCACATCTTTTGTGCAAACAcgatgtaggttcattgcaggaaccCGCACGATGTTGCAGATATAAGATATGTGCAAATATGAACGATGTAGGCTTGATGGCGCATGCCACTTGTTGCGACAACATCGAAAGACAGACGGCTGACACGTTAAATCCCAAACGAACAAGTGCCCCCTTTATTCGAAGGCCAGTACATATATACAGTCGACCAACATCCAGAGGGAGCCACAAAGTTTTGGCATACGAACAGAACAGTGGCGTCCTCTACATCTCCCCTTTTAAAAACCACGGAAGAGAGGTGAGGCCAGGAAACAATAGTTAAGGTGATCTGGTCAAACAACTCTCTGGCCATTACATGTCCACACTACTTGACCAATGCCCATTGAGGACTGTCCCTGGGCGGTTCTTGACCCTGCAGTGCTGAAAGACGGTTCTCGGACTGCAACAGGATGCTTTGATGGCTCTTATATACCTGGTGAAGCTCTCTGCTGTTCTCTTCAGGGAACGAAAGGGATCAGGTGGCGCCAGTTACGCATCATGGCATTTCAACCAAGCTCAACACTGTAGCGTGTACTTCGTCGGGTCGCACCTACACCCTCTGACCTGCCAGTAGTGGGGACAGATTTACGGTCCAGTGACACAAAGTCGCTGGTCTGCTTTTCCTTGTACTTCTTATGTTCCACCTTCATGTAGACCATGGTGCACACACAACTGCATGCTGTGGTAGCTGAGAAGCAAATTTTCTAGGCACGCTTTGATTACAACTAATTAAGGAGGAAGGCGGCGCTGGCTATCCCTATCCTTCGTGTGAGACGCTGCACTGGAGACTGCACGAGCTTCTCTTGGCATGTTTCTCCACTACGGTAGGACACTGTATAACTTTGTCGTGTGGCAAATTGTCTTGCTCAGAAGCTTCTTCGCCTCTTGCACGGCACGCTCGGCCATTCCGTTTAAAAATGGGTATTGTGAGCTTAATGTAGTGTGGATGTTGTCACGGAGCTCCATGTATTCAACAAACTTGTGGCTGTTAAACGGTAACCCGTTGTCGGTGCTAAGTTTGCAGGCAACGCTGTGCGTAGCGAAGACCTCTTGGCAGAACTTAATGACAGCTTCTGCCGTTGTGTGCTTCAAGCGCTGAAGCTCAATATATAACAAGTAGAAGTCTGCGTTGCTTCCATACTCCTCTCCCGTTTGGTTGAAAAAGTCGATGCCAACTGTGTGCCACGGTAGTTTGGGGATGTTGTGGCTCATCATGGGTAGCCATTGGTTCCTGGACTTGTGTTGTCTGCAGAGCGCACACCTTTCCACTTTCTTTACGAAGTTTGCTGTGTTAAGGTGTTTATTTGACCGGACTAGGAGCAGCGCAGTGGCGACAGTCTAGGCAGAGCACAGACTCCGAGCAGGAGCAGCACTCACGAGCAAAAGCACTGAAGAGGACGACCCTCTACCGCCGACATACCCTGCAATAACATAGACGTCTCTGGCACGTTGCTTCATCTTTTCTGTGCCTCCACGTGCCGCTTGCATGATGTCTAAGACTTGGTTCCTCATGCTGCAGGTAATGGTGAGTCGGTTGGATCGTATACGGACATTTTCTTCAACATGGATCTGGTCACGATACGGTCAATATAGCTCGGATTTGTTCCGGCACCAACTTTTTGTCTTCTGGCAATATTGTGCTTGCATGTAGCTTCAGGGTACCGAGATCTTCATCTCAGTTGGTTTCACACTTGATCTGCTGTGGTCTTTCTGTCGAGACTTAACTCTTGGTCGGCGTATACTTGAAAGTGCTCTTCTTCCAGTACCCTTTCTTTCAAAGGGAACCGAGAGAGGGTATCTGCTATATGAACATCTCGTTTCCCTGTTTGTATATTATCCAAAGTGAGTCTTTCTAGTGTGGGTGGTGGTCACATTCCACCAGGATGCATGGCTGTGCAAAGACGTAGTCCTAAAGGCGGGTGCAGTCCATGGGCAGGAGTTTTTGACTGGAAGAAGAAAATACAGGTGCCCAGCAGTACCGATATAACACCAGTTAACTAAATCGCAATATCGCTTCAGAAGAGCATATTTCAAAACGGGAGCGAAACACCTCTAAGCATAGCTAAGCAATGTGCACCTTAAAGCAATGTGCATATCAATTCCAACATAGGTAAAGACGCGCTagattaaatatatatatatatatatatatatatatatatatatatatatatagaatacaCTCTTGTGGCGCCGGCTGGTGATTCTAAATCCTGGAAATGATAAAAATTACAAAATGGTATATGGGAAAAGAATAACAAACAAAAGATGAGAGGAGTGAATTGCAATAATAGAGCATGCAATAAGCATTTGAGTCATTGCCACATTTGGTCGTGCAATACAGCAAGCTTCACAAACGCAAATGGCAGCTCTCCGTCTATACACTGTTCGCTACTCAAACTAGGCTACCAACGTGGCCTCGGACAGCACCCTGTATGCAGTCTCCTTCAAAGTGATTCAAGGGACAGATAAAGGTTTCGTCACAACCACAGACGCCAATGCCTGCGCTTTGACAGTATAAGACAAAATACAGCCGGGATTTATTCGATGGTGAAGCGGGTGTTCTAATACTGGTACAGGTATTGGTCCTACGCCTGTGCCGCACAATTTTCCCACGAGATCGCCCCAAAAATATGACGGGGTATCATTATACGGGCATACTAGTGCAGACGTAAACATCGATTACTGTGCTCAGCTTCAAACATGTCAACAACACGCTGAAGATCTATCTTATTGGCAAGAAATATTGATCGACCGCAAGCACAGCTATGTCACTCAGACGGATATTCATCTTGCTgcgaaccgccgtggttgctcagtggctattgtgttgggctgcctagcaggaggtcgcgggattgaatcccggccactgcggccgcatttcgatgggggtgaaatgcgaaaaaacccgtgtacttagatttaggggcacgttaaagaaccgcaggtggtcgaaatttccggagtcctccactgcggcgtgcctcataatcagtaagtggttttggctcgtaaaaccccataatttaatttttaatttttcatcTTTCTGCGAAGTCTTCAATATTTGAAGGCACGAAAACGTGTGCTGGCAAGATGATGACGATGCCGGTATCGCCACGGCGATAAGACCTAGCGTGTGCAGGTCGTGGAAGGCTAGATTATGTTCTCCCAAGACAGTCGCCAGTTGCAGCAGTGTCTCCCTTGCACTTTCGGCTTCGATGCGCTCAAGAAGTTTCATTATCAGCTTGCACTCAATTTCAACGCTTTCGATGTCGCATGCATAGTGCTCAGTGGAAGGCTTCAGTAAGATGTCCATGAAATTCTCACTCCGTGGGTGAAGGTTGCTAACTCCGCAGAGTACATCATCGTTTTTCGTGAACCGCCTAGTCAGCTACACAATCAGGTGGTCCAAAACGGGCAGAAAAACTTTGACTCTGAATGTTTCCTTTGAATCTCGAGACAGGCACGtacctagggggggggggggggggcgggcccgggggggcccgggccccctcccgaaatcaagtggcatacccccccctcctccccacccacaccaccactcctcacacattcctgaagcggcgccagatcaatgttgagacttggtcatcggtcagcattatgctgcctttttcactc
Proteins encoded in this window:
- the LOC135917170 gene encoding uncharacterized protein; amino-acid sequence: MASLLATAMELVDSDSDEEFETALSVALCKVARVDRHRINGYFEKVTTEYLDFEFKMLFRLSRETFDSLCTRFRLSPFYPKSVSGRPQITAEKTCLITLSYLGAQTSMYSVADRFDVSESSVVLCMQRVLNFLQAISAEVICWPSAADMARSKMAFLIKSGGKGPRNTVGCIDGSHIEILKPDDSTASYINRKKWASIILQAVCNDQNRFLDVFIGFPGSAHDARVLRESTFFEEAAAKCGDFYILGDSAYPLLPWLMTPYKDNGSSFLTWKKKFNKFHSQQRVAIENCFGLLKQRFRRLYLVDAKTIMQGCLIVMGACVLHNMCNSERDFIAELADLPPHDDVGNDNEPSECDTSTSQCESRRRHIAQHQC
- the LOC139053781 gene encoding uncharacterized protein — translated: MADDAYGSAPMRVLVDGIETAVFPVTENGCHVQYDGGFLYETEDGLHITIAHEAASASPPLAAAAGFDATPSMATLPPTATPPPTATPPPLSADSEREVWNTNKSKFLISKYKEFKEAIGKKGGFRTKKAMWEKLAHEINREFRCQMTPLQVENKWKSMERAYKKQK